One genomic window of Nevskiales bacterium includes the following:
- a CDS encoding adenosylmethionine--8-amino-7-oxononanoate aminotransferase BioA yields AIEMAPDKTRRSAYPWQERRGLKVYQHALTRGVLLRPLGNVVYFMPPYVINDDEIALMASVAAEGIDLATRE; encoded by the coding sequence GCCATCGAGATGGCACCGGATAAAACCCGCCGCAGCGCCTACCCCTGGCAGGAGCGGCGCGGGCTGAAGGTATACCAGCATGCGCTGACACGCGGCGTGTTGCTGCGCCCCCTCGGCAACGTGGTCTATTTCATGCCGCCCTATGTCATCAACGACGACGAGATCGCCCTGATGGCTAGCGTCGCGGCCGAAGGCATCGACCTCGCAACGCGAGAATAG